One Lycium barbarum isolate Lr01 chromosome 5, ASM1917538v2, whole genome shotgun sequence genomic window carries:
- the LOC132641093 gene encoding polygalacturonase At1g48100, giving the protein MGGLSFRSFTFVFIVAFLVWSSSNVEICNARRGKHWRQQTRTSSASLYKKKGKSHGNNHHHKSGSKPKPKYSSPPPSTPKNPPSKGYDNVPSTNIFDVRNFGAKGDGKTDDTKAFQDAWAAACKVEASTMIVPSQYVFLVGPMSFSGPYCQHNIVFQLDGTLIAPVDAKSWGSGLFQWLDFTKLVGITVKGSGVIDGRGSVWWQDTPYSDPLDDELKLIIPLNKTLLRHPPTPLNRSLSGKMPSIKPTALRFYGSFNVTVTGIRIQNSQQCHLKFDNCIGVSVYNFTATSPGDSPNTDGIHLQNSKDALIRSSNIACGDDCVSIQTGCTNVYVHNVNCGPGHGISIGGLGKDNTKACVSNITVKDVVMKNTMNGVRIKTWQGGSGSVQGVFFSNIQMNEVQLPIVIDQFYCDKRNCKNQTAAVALSGINYEGIKGTYTVKPVHLACSDSMPCQEVTLTNIQLKPIQERYHMYDPYCWQTFGELYTPTQPPIQCLQIGKPASNKIQADHDQC; this is encoded by the exons ATGGGAGGATTAAGTTTTAGAAGCTTCACATTTGTATTCATAGTTGCATTTCTCGTATGGTCGTCGTCAAATGTAGAGATTTGTAATGCAAGAAGAGGCAAGCATTGGAGACAACAAACAAGAACTTCCTCTGCTTCTTTGTACAAGAAGAAAGGAAAGTCTCATGGTAACAATCACCACCACAAAAGTGGGAGCAAGCCGAAACCAAAATACTCGTCTCCACCACCAAGTACACCGAAAAACCCCCCAAGCAAAGGTTACGACAATGTACCTTCGACCAACATCTTTGATGTAAGAAATTTCGGTGCCAAAGGAGATGGCAAGACCGATGACACTAAG GCATTTCAAGATGCATGGGCAGCAGCTTGTAAAGTGGAAGCTTCAACGATGATCGTCCCATCTCAATATGTATTCCTTGTCGGACCAATGTCATTCTCAGGTCCATACTGTCAGCACAACATTGTTTTTCAG CTTGATGGGACATTAATTGCACCAGTTGATGCCAAATCTTGGGGTTCAGGTCTTTTTCAATGGCTTGACTTTACCAAATTGGTAGGGATTACAGTTAAAGGAAGTGGGGTGATTGATGGGAGGGGTTCAGTTTGGTGGCAAGATACCCCATATTCTGATCCTCTAGATGATGAATTAAAACTAATCATCCCACTAAACAAGACATTATTGAGACATCCTCCAACTCCT CTGAATCGCTCACTTAGTGGAAAAATGCCAAGCATTAAGCCAACA GCTCTTCGATTCTATGGGAGTTTCAATGTTACTGTAACAGGCATCAGAATTCAGAATAGTCAACAATGCCATCTCAAGTTTGACAATTGCATAGGGGTATCGGTATACAATTTCACTGCCACGTCTCCCGGAGATAGTCCTAATACAGATGGAATCCATTTACAGAACTCCAAAGACGCGCTAATCCGCAGTTCCAACATTGCTTGTG GAGATGACTGTGTCTCCATACAAACTGGATGCACCAATGTGTACGTACACAACGTAAATTGTGGACCAGGACATGGAATCAGCATTGGAGGACTAGGGAAAGACAACACAAAGGCTTGTGTTTCAAATATTACAGTCAAAGATGTTGTTATGAAGAACACAATGAATGGTGTCAGGATTAAGACATGGCAG GGTGGGTCAGGGTCAGTACAAGGAGTGTTTTTCTCAAACATTCAAATGAACGAAGTGCAGCTACCAATTGTAATTGATCAGTTCTATTGTGACAAGAGAAATTGCAAGAACCAGACAGCTGCAGTGGCTTTATCAGGGATCAACTATGAAGGTATTAAAGGAACATATACAGTAAAACCAGTGCATCTAGCATGCAGTGACAGTATGCCATGTCAAGAAGTGACCCTCACGAATATCCAACTAAAGCCAATACAAGAGCGTTACCACATGTATGATCCATACTGTTGGCAGACGTTCGGAGAGTTATATACTCCTACTCAACCTCCAATTCAGTGTTTACAAATCGGCAAACCAGCGAGCAACAAAATTCAGGCAGATCATGATCAATGCTAG